A genome region from Akkermansiaceae bacterium includes the following:
- a CDS encoding MBL fold metallo-hydrolase has translation MVFKSICRDVGIGANSYVLESGGVRMVLDAGMHPKEEGMAAQPRYDLIGDDTADAIFVTHSHLDHVGTLPVCAERQQTARIFISPEAAELTCAMLHNSVNVMESKRTELGITEYPFFRHGQIDRMKANFELRKTGQRFFVDDAGKITAEFFDAGHIMGSVGVMFEAEGKKVFYTGDVNFEDSTIQKGAVFPEGEVDALIVETTRGEQARRADYSRQEEENEFAEAIDRVLKRGGSALVPVFAMGKTQEVLAMLQRFREEGRVNPKAPIYIGGLSTKMTTIYDKFSDVSRRNRRGFKFLTDMELAGGNKRRVGPIPFNNGCIYALSSGMMSEKTVSNNFARQGVLENRKHGLFFVGYADSETPGGKIRAAKQGDMIDLDPAYPPVKLNCEVRVFDFSGHSTRDAIADYAVKVKPKKVFLVHGDEGAMAWFKGELESRLPGTVVIIPEPGVEFDI, from the coding sequence ATGGTTTTCAAAAGCATCTGCAGGGACGTGGGGATAGGGGCGAATTCGTATGTGTTGGAATCCGGGGGAGTGAGGATGGTGCTGGATGCCGGTATGCACCCGAAGGAGGAAGGCATGGCCGCGCAACCCCGCTACGACCTGATCGGCGATGACACGGCGGACGCCATTTTCGTGACCCACTCCCACCTGGATCATGTCGGCACCTTGCCGGTATGCGCGGAGCGCCAGCAGACGGCGCGGATTTTCATATCCCCGGAAGCCGCGGAGCTCACCTGCGCGATGCTTCACAACTCCGTCAACGTGATGGAATCCAAGCGCACGGAGCTTGGCATCACCGAGTATCCGTTTTTCCGCCATGGCCAAATCGACCGCATGAAGGCGAACTTCGAGCTGCGCAAAACAGGCCAAAGATTCTTCGTCGATGATGCCGGGAAAATAACGGCCGAATTCTTCGATGCGGGCCACATCATGGGCTCCGTGGGGGTGATGTTCGAGGCGGAGGGGAAGAAGGTTTTTTACACGGGGGACGTGAATTTCGAGGACAGCACGATCCAGAAGGGCGCGGTCTTTCCAGAGGGCGAGGTGGACGCGCTCATCGTGGAAACGACGCGCGGGGAGCAGGCGCGGAGGGCGGATTACTCACGGCAGGAGGAGGAGAACGAATTCGCGGAGGCCATCGACAGGGTGCTGAAACGCGGCGGCTCCGCACTGGTGCCGGTCTTTGCAATGGGGAAAACCCAGGAGGTGCTGGCCATGCTCCAGCGCTTCAGGGAAGAGGGCCGCGTGAATCCGAAGGCACCCATCTACATCGGAGGCCTGAGCACCAAGATGACCACGATCTACGACAAGTTCAGCGATGTCTCCCGCCGCAACCGCCGCGGCTTCAAGTTCCTCACCGACATGGAGCTGGCGGGCGGCAACAAGCGCCGCGTCGGCCCCATCCCCTTCAACAACGGCTGCATCTACGCGCTCTCCAGCGGCATGATGTCGGAAAAAACCGTCTCTAACAACTTCGCCCGCCAGGGTGTCCTGGAAAACAGGAAGCACGGCCTGTTCTTCGTCGGCTACGCGGACTCGGAAACACCCGGCGGCAAGATCCGTGCGGCGAAGCAGGGCGACATGATAGACCTCGATCCCGCCTATCCACCGGTGAAGCTCAATTGCGAGGTGCGCGTTTTCGATTTCTCCGGCCACTCCACCCGCGATGCCATCGCCGACTACGCCGTCAAGGTGAAGCCGAAGAAGGTTTTCCTCGTGCACGGCGATGAGGGGGCGATGGCATGGTTCAAGGGCGAGCTGGAATCAAGGCTGCCTGGCACCGTGGTGATCATCCCCGAGCCGGGGGTTGAGTTCGATATCTGA
- a CDS encoding DUF4174 domain-containing protein: MGYIASILVFITSMACAGEQIADFQWNSRLLVLSGASGEAVARIAADEAGIRERDIKVFVLGGSGAKRFPVPEKLAGEFAERLDPDAGAPMVYLIGKDGRTTLRWPMGEFTLEKLYASIDIMPMRQREMRERGQGAGKPEAP, encoded by the coding sequence ATGGGATACATCGCCTCAATTCTGGTTTTCATCACCTCGATGGCCTGCGCTGGAGAGCAAATCGCTGATTTCCAGTGGAATAGCCGGCTGCTTGTGCTGTCCGGCGCGAGCGGGGAAGCGGTGGCGAGGATCGCTGCGGACGAAGCGGGGATCCGCGAGAGGGACATCAAGGTTTTCGTGCTCGGCGGCTCCGGTGCGAAACGTTTTCCCGTCCCGGAAAAGCTCGCGGGGGAATTCGCCGAGCGTCTCGATCCGGATGCCGGGGCGCCGATGGTGTACCTGATCGGAAAAGACGGGCGCACCACGCTGCGATGGCCGATGGGCGAATTCACGCTCGAAAAGCTCTACGCCAGCATCGACATCATGCCGATGCGCCAGCGCGAGATGCGTGAGCGGGGACAGGGCGCGGGGAAGCCGGAAGCGCCCTAG
- a CDS encoding cytochrome c, whose amino-acid sequence MNKPLVALGMIFSLAACAPQERVPVPTAAMATRSGQELAALQKGYGVYMSQCARCHEPLMPSDVSSEDWHIVTPGMAWNAGISEADEQAVLKYILAAR is encoded by the coding sequence ATGAATAAGCCCCTTGTCGCCCTTGGCATGATTTTCTCGCTCGCCGCCTGCGCCCCGCAGGAACGCGTTCCCGTGCCCACCGCCGCGATGGCCACCCGCAGCGGCCAGGAGCTGGCGGCGCTTCAGAAGGGCTACGGTGTTTACATGAGCCAATGCGCCCGCTGCCACGAGCCGCTGATGCCCTCGGATGTCTCAAGCGAGGACTGGCACATCGTGACGCCGGGGATGGCGTGGAATGCGGGCATTTCCGAGGCGGATGAGCAGGCGGTGCTCAAATATATTTTGGCGGCCCGATGA